A genomic region of Zea mays cultivar B73 chromosome 6, Zm-B73-REFERENCE-NAM-5.0, whole genome shotgun sequence contains the following coding sequences:
- the LOC541849 gene encoding glutathione transferase41, which produces MEKTSENAIPPAASPLMLFGSWASSYTHRVQLALRLKGLEYDYVEEDLGNKSDELLRHNPVHKKVPVLVHGGRALPESVIILQYLDDAWPETRPLLPADAFDRALARFWCHFADDKLGPAVGAVFASTGEGQEAAVRQVHENLALIESELRDGAFRGRRFFGGDEVGLLDVVLGCGSYWLAVFEEVTGVRLVDADAFPRFHAWLRDFEALDEVRETIPAVDRLLEYARGLRHMLLGLAGAGAGAGADAPSTDAPAAPPASADIAVDI; this is translated from the exons atggagaagacgtccgagaaCGCCATCCCGCCGGCGGCATCCCCGCTGATGCTGTTCGGGTCGTGGGCGAGCTCGTACACGCACCGCGTGCAGCTGGCGCTGCGGCTCAAGGGCCTGGAGTACGACTACGTGGAGGAGGACCTGGGGAACAAGAGCGACGAGCTGCTGCGCCACAACCCCGTCCACAAGAAGGTGCCCGTGCTCGTCCACGGCGGCCGCGCGCTCCCGGAGTCCGTCATTATCCTCCAGTACCTTGACGACGCCTGGCCGGAGACCCGCCCGCTGCTCCCCGCCGACGCCTTCGACCGCGCGCTCGCGCGGTTCTGGTGCCACTTCGCCGACGACaag CTCGGGCCGGCGGTGGGCGCGGTGTTCGCGTCGACGGGGGAGGGCCAGGAGGCGGCGGTGCGGCAGGTGCACGAGAACCTGGCGCTGATCGAGTCCGAGCTCCGCGACGGCGCGTTCCGGGGCCGCCGCTTCTTCGGCGGCGACGAGGTGGGCCTGCTGGACGTCGTCCTGGGCTGCGGCTCCTACTGGCTCGCCGTGTTCGAGGAGGTGACCGGGGTGCGCCTCGTGGACGCCGACGCCTTCCCGCGCTTCCACGCCTGGCTGCGCGACTTCGAGGCCCTGGACGAGGTCCGGGAGACCATCCCCGCGGTGGACCGCCTGCTCGAGTACGCGCGCGGCCTCCGCCACATGCTGCTCGGCCTCGCGggggccggcgccggcgccggcgcggaCGCGCCCTCCACCGACGCCCCCGCCGCACCGCCGGCCTCGGCTGACATCGCCGTCGACATTTGA